The following DNA comes from Tunturibacter psychrotolerans.
CTGATAAGTCTTCGTGCGCTCGTCTCTTTTTTGAGTCACTACGGCTCTTATCGAAACTGACCTACTCCCCGTTCAGTCGATCATGGAGAAGCAATGAAGAAATCGGAAGTCATCCAAGCATGGGCCAGAATTCTCGTCGGTCGGGCCCCGTCATTGTCCATAGAAATTACCAAAGAATGCCCTTTGCGCTGCCCCGGTTGTTACGCTTTCGACGCCGCGCACCTCAACGGAGGTACCCGGCTACGCGACCTCTCTGACTTTAAGGGAGACCAGCTCGTCCAGCGTGTACTTGATCTCCTGGACAAAGAAAAGCCCTTGCACGTCTCGCTCGTCGGCGGCGACCCGCTGGTCCGCTATCGAGAGCTCGAACTCCTCCTGCCGCAGATCGAAGCCCGAGGCATCCACACCCAGATCGTCACCAGCGCCTTCCGCGTCATCCCTCCCGAATGGAAGCGATTCCGAAAGCTCAACATCGTCGTATCCATCGATGGTCTTCAACCAGAGCACGACGAACGCCGCAAACCCGCCACCTACGAGCGCATCCTCAAAAATATCCAGGACACCAGAATCACCGTCCACTGCACCGTCACCGCGCAGATCGCCGATCGCCACGGATACCTCGACCAGTTCCTCCAGTTTTGGAGCAGCCAGCCCGCCGTGGTGAAGGTCTGGTTTAGCTTATTCACTCCGCAGCGGGGTGCCACCGATCCCGAAATTCTCAGCCCAGCACAACGAGCCGCAACCATCGTCGAATTGCACAAGCTTCGAAAGAAGTATCCGGTCCTCGATATGCCGGAAATTGTAATAAATGAAATCTCCTCTCCACCAAAGAGCCCTGAAGAGTGTATCTTCGCTCGAACAACTATGACCGTCTCTGCGGATCTCTCAACCAAGATCACACCCTGCCAGTTTGGCGGCAACCCAGACTGCGAACAGTGTGGCTGCATCGCCTCCATGGGACTGGCTGCGGTCGGCCACCACCGCGTTATTGGCTCGCTCACCGCCGGTCACATCTTCCTGGCCTCCGCCAAAATCGGCAGAGCCTGGAAAAATCTGCAGACTCCCGCGCCTTCCATTCCGATCATCCAAATAAAACCATCTCCATTCGAAATCCTGTGAGGAAAACATGCACTTTGAAAACCGTAATGGGATTACACTTCATGGCAACGAAAGAGGAACGATGAT
Coding sequences within:
- a CDS encoding radical SAM protein; translation: MKKSEVIQAWARILVGRAPSLSIEITKECPLRCPGCYAFDAAHLNGGTRLRDLSDFKGDQLVQRVLDLLDKEKPLHVSLVGGDPLVRYRELELLLPQIEARGIHTQIVTSAFRVIPPEWKRFRKLNIVVSIDGLQPEHDERRKPATYERILKNIQDTRITVHCTVTAQIADRHGYLDQFLQFWSSQPAVVKVWFSLFTPQRGATDPEILSPAQRAATIVELHKLRKKYPVLDMPEIVINEISSPPKSPEECIFARTTMTVSADLSTKITPCQFGGNPDCEQCGCIASMGLAAVGHHRVIGSLTAGHIFLASAKIGRAWKNLQTPAPSIPIIQIKPSPFEIL